ACCACGAGCGTGAGCAGCCGCTCGGGCTCGGTCAGCGCGTAGCCGTCGGTCCGGTCGAGCAGCCCGGCGTCGTCGAGCGCGGCGGCCGCGGCGCTGATCGTCGGTCGAGAGACGCCGAGATCGGCCGCGAGCTCCGCCCCCGTCGCGTTCGGGTCGCGCAACAGCGCGAGGATCATCCCGCGGGGCGTGTCGCGGCGGAGGTAGCCGAGCGCGCGCTTGTCGAGCTCGTCGAACCGGCCCGCCGGGAAGTACCGGCGGTAGTCGGCGTCCTTCGCCGACTCGATCTCGCCCGCCTCCTCCAGCTTCCGGAGGTGGTACTGCGCCTCGCCGGTCCCGAGACGGAGGTCGTCGCGGAGCTTCGAGAAGTGGGCGCCGGGGGTCGTCGGCACGTAGCCGCGGATCGCCTCGCGGGTCTCGTTGGGGTCGTCCTCCCCGTCGGCGCTCGCGGTTCCGACGAACGGCGCGGCGGCTCCGATGGCGGCGAACCGTCGGAGCGTCTCGCGCTTCCGTCCGTCGAACCCATCAGTCACGCGAGAGGATAGTCGACCCCGAGACAAAAGCACTTCGTTCGGGGCGGAATCGGCGGATCCGGTCGTTCTACCGGTTCCGCGACCGGTTCCGTCGCGGCCCGATCAGGTCTCTCGCTCGACCTCTTCGTCGACCGGTTCCTCGTCCATTTCCTGAATGACCTCGTCCGCGGACTTGATGTCGCCCCCGGCGCCGCCCGCCTTGACCGCCTCGGCCTCCTTCTCCAGCTCCTCGACGTCCATCTCGGCGGACTCCTCGATCTGGCCGAGGATCTCGTCGATGTCGTCGAGCCCGAGCATCTTCCGGGTGTTGTCGTCGAACTCCTTCCCCTCTAACCCCTCCATCTCTTGGACGTCGGAGCCGGAGAGCGCCTTGCCGTAGCGGCCGACGAGGCTGGTAAGCTCCTGCGGGAGGACGAAGGTGGTGGACTCGCCCTTGCCGATCTCTTCGAGGGTCTCCATGCCGCGCTCGATGATGGCGCGCTCGCCCATCGATTCGGCGGAGCGCGCGCGGAGGACCGTCGAGATCGCGTCCCCCTGCGCCTCGAGGATCTGGCTCTGCTTTTCCCCCTGCGCGCGGATAATGTTCGACTGCTTGTCCCCCTCCGCCTGCTCGACCGCGGAGCGGCGTTCCCCCTGCGCTTCCAGGATCATCGCGCGCCGGCGGCGCTCGGCGGAGGTCTGCTGCTCCATCGCCTGCTGGACGTCCTTCGAGGGGTTGACTTCGCGGACCTCGACGCTCTCGACGCGGATTCCCCACTCGTCGGTCGGCTCGTCCAGCTCTTTGCGGATCTTCGCGTTGATCTCCTGGCGCTTGTTCAGCGTGTCGTCGAGCTCCATGTCGCCGAGGACGGCGCGGAGCGTGGTCTGCGCTAAATTCGAGACCGCCTTCTTGTAGTCGTCGACCTCTAAGAAGGCCTTCTTGGCGTCCATCACCTTGATGTAGACGACCGCGTCCGCCGTCACCGGCGAGTTGTCCCGCGTGATCGCCTCTTGGCGGGGCACGTCGAGCGTCTGCGTCCGCATGTCGAACGCGTACGTCCGCGAGACGAACGGCGGGATCAGGTTGATTCCCGGCTCCAGCAGCTTCCGGTACTCGCCGAACACCGTGAGCGTCTTCTTCTCGTAGGCGTCGACGATCTCGAACGACTGCCAGAGCGTGACGACCACCAGCAACAGGAAGAGCAGGCCGACGCTCACGAGGCCGAAGCCGAAACCGAGTTG
Above is a window of Halorubrum depositum DNA encoding:
- a CDS encoding winged helix-turn-helix transcriptional regulator — its product is MTDGFDGRKRETLRRFAAIGAAAPFVGTASADGEDDPNETREAIRGYVPTTPGAHFSKLRDDLRLGTGEAQYHLRKLEEAGEIESAKDADYRRYFPAGRFDELDKRALGYLRRDTPRGMILALLRDPNATGAELAADLGVSRPTISAAAAALDDAGLLDRTDGYALTEPERLLTLVVRYADSFDAEAVAFADDAAELVAYDP
- a CDS encoding SPFH domain-containing protein, with the translated sequence MDPISLQLGFGFGLVSVGLLFLLLVVVTLWQSFEIVDAYEKKTLTVFGEYRKLLEPGINLIPPFVSRTYAFDMRTQTLDVPRQEAITRDNSPVTADAVVYIKVMDAKKAFLEVDDYKKAVSNLAQTTLRAVLGDMELDDTLNKRQEINAKIRKELDEPTDEWGIRVESVEVREVNPSKDVQQAMEQQTSAERRRRAMILEAQGERRSAVEQAEGDKQSNIIRAQGEKQSQILEAQGDAISTVLRARSAESMGERAIIERGMETLEEIGKGESTTFVLPQELTSLVGRYGKALSGSDVQEMEGLEGKEFDDNTRKMLGLDDIDEILGQIEESAEMDVEELEKEAEAVKAGGAGGDIKSADEVIQEMDEEPVDEEVERET